One part of the Oryzias melastigma strain HK-1 linkage group LG21, ASM292280v2, whole genome shotgun sequence genome encodes these proteins:
- the rab20 gene encoding ras-related protein Rab-20: protein MPDNSKMKKPDVKVVLLGDMHVGKTSLLHRYMERKFKDTTSTVGGAFFLKQWGPYNISIWDTAGREQFHGLGSMYCRGAAAIILTYDVTNWQSLSELEERFLSLTDTANHDCIYAIVGNKADLTDSKAQLSPDSDSFSEDQTETVEDRTEPQVLSACPTPPASPTSLSGLVLRKQVTREDAMALYGRILRYKGLDEKSSLPADKMCFETSAKTGYNVDTLFETLFDLVLPSILRKRHENHQSPTVDLEECRGSGKRVRSSCC from the exons atgcCCGACAACTCGAAGATGAAGAAACCGGACGTTAAGGTTGTTCTGCTGGGAGACATGCACGTGGGAAAGACGTCGCTCCTCCACAGGTACATGGAAAGGAAGTTCAAAGACACCACCAGCACCGTCGGAGGGGCGTTTTTCCTCAAACAGTGGGGGCCCTACAACATTTCAATATGGGACACCGCAg GCCGAGAACAGTTCCACGGTTTGGGCTCCATGTACTGCAGAGGAGCAGCCGCCATCATCCTCACCTACGATGTCACCAACTGGCAGAGCCTTTCAGAGCTGGAGGAGCGCTTCCTGTCCCTGACGGATACCGCCAACCATGACTGCATCTACGCCATAGTGGGCAACAAGGCCGATCTCACCGACTCTAAAGCCCAGCTGTCCCCTGACTCTGATAGTTTCTCTGAGGATCAAACCGAGACCGTGGAAGACAGGACAGAACCTCAGGTGTTGTCCGCTTGCCCGACCCCCCCAGCCTCCCCTACTTCCCTCTCTGGCTTGGTCCTCCGCAAACAGGTAACGCGTGAGGACGCCATGGCTCTCTATGGAAGAATACTGCGCTACAAAGGTCTGGATGAGAAGAGCAGCCTGCCCGCAGACAAGATGTGCTTCGAGACGAGCGCCAAGACCGGCTACAATGTGGACACTCTGTTCGAGACGCTGTTCGACCTGGTGCTGCCCTCTATCCTGAGGAAGCGGCACGAAAACCACCAGTCGCCCACGGTGGATCTAGAGGAGTGCAGGGGGAGCGGCAAGCGGGTTCGGTCCTCCTGCTGCTGA